The Thermodesulfobacteriota bacterium genome includes a window with the following:
- a CDS encoding tetratricopeptide repeat protein gives MKKYFTDIIICLFIIAAALVIYAQIGSHDYIFYDDISSIYVPFVTNGLSLEKFGQAFYKLPDHLPYQVPIPAIVRLLLWEFFGNDLGKHHLFSLWLHVVNALLLYLILRSATGKKSESGFCAILFTVHPINVEAVSWLAGYNGILEAFFLMVTLAGYYHYVKGPSVKRYLLLFLPFMLGLMCKPTIAILPFLLLLLDYWPLGRIRLNPAGIKDTAWLFFRSRVLLEKLPLMALAPIQWAAGRLLITGQLRGDRPLSLTFHPGSIVDFVFHMRKIVYPAGLTICRPDPPEAPLWAATGLLIVLLLFSVLVLWKANTRRYILTGWLWFLIASAPVMLMVFLSGRPVEDHHLYIPLIGIFIMVSFGVPSLMSSLKHSRYLLPAAGITVLTALIPLAHLQTRHWQNSITIFNHALEICADNKKARANLGDAYMEKKEINKAIQHYRQYLRVSPDSALGHTKLANALASADLTEDAARHYEKALKLSPGYVPAHHGLADLLIRMGETDKAIALYRMALTINPGLFQTHNNLALALYEQGHFQEACDHLNQAIKINPDYQTAVKNLRIILDNQRQRREDTAPVMPDTGSEGANPERK, from the coding sequence ATGAAAAAATATTTTACTGACATAATCATATGCCTGTTCATCATCGCCGCCGCCCTGGTAATTTATGCCCAAATTGGCAGTCATGATTACATATTTTATGATGACATATCGAGCATATACGTCCCTTTTGTAACAAACGGCCTCTCCCTGGAAAAGTTCGGCCAGGCGTTTTACAAACTGCCCGACCATCTCCCCTACCAGGTTCCGATTCCCGCCATTGTCAGGCTGTTGTTATGGGAATTCTTCGGCAACGATCTGGGCAAGCACCATTTATTCTCACTGTGGTTACATGTCGTCAACGCGCTGCTGCTGTATTTAATTCTGCGGTCGGCAACGGGCAAAAAATCGGAAAGCGGGTTCTGCGCGATTCTTTTTACCGTTCATCCGATCAACGTAGAGGCGGTCAGCTGGCTGGCAGGATATAACGGCATACTGGAAGCTTTCTTTTTAATGGTTACCCTTGCCGGCTACTACCATTATGTCAAAGGCCCGTCTGTTAAGAGGTATCTGCTTCTTTTTTTGCCGTTTATGCTGGGGTTGATGTGCAAACCCACCATAGCGATACTGCCTTTTTTGTTGCTCCTGCTCGACTACTGGCCCTTGGGGAGAATCCGCCTGAATCCGGCCGGTATTAAAGATACGGCATGGCTCTTTTTCCGGAGCAGAGTCCTCCTGGAAAAACTTCCCCTGATGGCCCTGGCTCCGATCCAGTGGGCAGCGGGAAGGCTGCTGATTACCGGGCAGTTGCGGGGCGACCGGCCCTTATCCTTGACCTTTCATCCCGGATCAATCGTCGATTTTGTCTTTCATATGAGAAAAATTGTCTATCCGGCGGGGCTGACCATCTGCCGGCCCGATCCTCCGGAAGCCCCTTTATGGGCGGCCACAGGCCTGCTAATTGTGCTGCTGCTGTTTTCCGTTTTGGTCCTGTGGAAAGCGAACACCCGCAGATACATCCTCACCGGATGGCTCTGGTTTCTGATCGCCTCGGCGCCGGTCATGCTGATGGTTTTTTTGTCAGGCAGACCCGTTGAGGATCACCATCTCTATATACCGCTGATCGGAATCTTTATAATGGTCTCCTTTGGTGTGCCGTCTTTAATGTCAAGCCTGAAACATAGCCGATACCTTCTTCCGGCTGCGGGCATCACTGTTCTGACCGCGCTGATTCCCCTGGCCCACCTTCAGACCCGGCACTGGCAAAACAGCATCACCATTTTCAACCATGCCCTGGAGATCTGCGCCGACAATAAAAAAGCACGCGCCAATCTTGGCGACGCTTATATGGAAAAAAAAGAAATCAACAAAGCCATACAGCACTACCGGCAGTACCTGCGGGTCTCTCCCGACAGCGCCCTGGGGCACACCAAACTGGCCAACGCCCTGGCGTCTGCTGATCTGACGGAAGACGCCGCCCGGCATTATGAAAAGGCATTGAAGCTGTCTCCAGGTTACGTTCCGGCCCATCACGGCCTGGCGGACCTGCTGATACGCATGGGAGAGACCGATAAGGCCATCGCTCTTTACCGTATGGCGTTGACGATTAATCCCGGCCTTTTCCAGACGCACAACAACCTGGCACTGGCGCTGTATGAACAGGGCCATTTCCAGGAAGCTTGTGATCACCTGAATCAGGCCATAAAAATAAACCCCGATTACCAGACAGCCGTCAAAAACCTTCGAATCATCCTTGATAATCAGAGACAACGCAGAGAAGATACCGCCCCGGTCATGCCGGACACGGGGTCTGAAGGCGCCAACCCCGAAAGGAAATAA
- a CDS encoding methyltransferase domain-containing protein: protein MRKKTQPRGILERIRFLKSHPVWKSQYSAFVKAVSQLRLPAASTGLSVSCGDGTWDFLALTNNHNLKKIIATDVVDCPVSGDDINLLNAQAAWSFQRVSPDTVLPVSDSLCELVLHQDVIEHTPKPYLLLRENHRVLKPGGYLLCGTPNIFRPANILKLMSGRLSFPWRLTTGLLNPAYLNPGVQSDDMVHVQEFNQYQLRTMLEEVGFEVVSLARCFFGVSFLKLNFCDFPTGNLGGNLCQYLFCVARKRS, encoded by the coding sequence ATGAGAAAGAAAACCCAACCCCGGGGCATATTGGAGCGGATCCGTTTTTTAAAGAGCCATCCGGTATGGAAGTCTCAATATTCGGCCTTTGTGAAAGCGGTTTCACAGCTAAGGCTGCCCGCCGCATCAACGGGCCTGTCTGTCTCCTGCGGTGACGGCACCTGGGATTTTCTGGCCCTGACCAATAATCACAACCTTAAAAAAATAATCGCGACGGACGTGGTCGACTGCCCCGTGAGCGGCGACGATATCAACCTGTTGAACGCTCAAGCCGCCTGGTCTTTTCAACGGGTCTCACCCGATACGGTTCTGCCCGTGAGCGACAGCTTGTGCGAACTCGTCCTGCATCAGGACGTTATCGAGCATACCCCCAAACCTTATCTGCTGTTAAGGGAGAATCACAGAGTATTAAAACCGGGCGGATATCTCTTGTGCGGGACGCCGAACATTTTCCGGCCGGCCAATATACTGAAGCTGATGTCAGGCAGGTTGAGCTTCCCCTGGCGTCTGACCACCGGTCTTTTGAACCCTGCTTATCTGAATCCCGGTGTCCAATCAGACGACATGGTTCATGTCCAGGAGTTTAATCAATACCAGTTGAGGACAATGCTGGAAGAAGTCGGGTTTGAGGTGGTCTCGCTTGCCCGGTGTTTTTTCGGTGTGAGTTTTTTAAAGCTTAATTTTTGTGATTTTCCAACCGGTAATCTGGGCGGAAATCTGTGCCAGTATCTTTTCTGCGTTGCCCGCAAGCGTTCGTAA
- a CDS encoding radical SAM protein, whose translation MKILFLLHSLGVDERLGIMTLSSILKQNGHAVRLLMTGGLALKACIERIKQFGPEVLAYSVMTGEHAYHAALNEKIKQAYPCFAVFGGPHPTYKPEMVELPGVDAVCRGEGDIFFPELLEKMSRNKDFYSTPNFWFKKPDGTVVKNEIGPLVSHLDALPFPDRELVYDADILFRSRGKKTFMTMRGCPYTCSYCFNHAYNRLTRGKGPVLRYRSVDNVISEIKAVKAFYPLERVSFEDDTFLLKPAGWLEEFADRYAREINIPLTCNVRSDLVDAEKARLLKEMGCVMVFAGVDPPDEEILSRTLKRNVTMEQTMNACRLLRKHDIKVATESLMGLPVDDPLGAAMATLDFNIRVKPYLALTFMLYPYPGTEIARLAVEKKMFPMNHDKQTAPNRAGTVLIYRDEKTKVKLLNLLHLFSVIVQFPFLRPLTPMLISLPANRLYPQVYFFFFGYKMLRLSGRKIFARTILRYLPYYLRYIRLIWKQQI comes from the coding sequence ATGAAAATTCTGTTTCTCCTGCACTCTCTCGGCGTGGATGAACGGTTGGGGATCATGACACTTTCCAGCATCCTCAAGCAAAACGGACACGCTGTCAGACTCCTGATGACAGGGGGGCTTGCGCTGAAGGCGTGTATTGAGAGAATAAAACAGTTTGGCCCGGAAGTGCTGGCTTACAGCGTCATGACCGGAGAACACGCTTATCATGCCGCGCTGAATGAAAAAATAAAACAGGCTTACCCCTGTTTCGCGGTCTTCGGCGGTCCCCATCCCACGTATAAACCCGAAATGGTTGAGCTGCCGGGGGTAGATGCCGTGTGCCGGGGTGAGGGCGATATCTTTTTTCCGGAACTGCTGGAAAAAATGAGCCGGAACAAAGACTTTTATTCCACGCCCAATTTCTGGTTTAAAAAACCGGACGGCACGGTGGTGAAAAATGAGATCGGCCCGCTGGTAAGCCATCTGGATGCGCTTCCTTTCCCGGACCGGGAACTGGTGTATGACGCCGATATCCTTTTCCGTTCAAGGGGCAAAAAAACATTTATGACCATGCGGGGATGCCCCTATACCTGTTCTTATTGTTTCAACCATGCTTATAACCGGTTAACCAGAGGCAAGGGGCCGGTGCTCAGGTACCGCTCGGTGGATAATGTCATATCGGAAATAAAAGCGGTCAAGGCGTTTTACCCGCTGGAGCGCGTCAGCTTTGAAGATGATACCTTTCTCCTTAAGCCGGCCGGCTGGCTGGAGGAATTCGCGGACAGATACGCCCGGGAAATCAATATTCCGCTCACGTGCAATGTAAGGAGCGATCTGGTCGATGCGGAGAAGGCCAGGCTGTTGAAGGAAATGGGGTGCGTCATGGTGTTTGCCGGGGTTGACCCGCCTGATGAAGAGATATTAAGCCGGACACTGAAGCGGAATGTTACCATGGAGCAGACGATGAACGCCTGTCGGCTTCTGCGGAAACATGACATTAAAGTGGCCACGGAAAGCCTGATGGGCCTGCCGGTAGACGATCCCCTTGGGGCGGCTATGGCGACACTGGATTTTAATATCAGGGTGAAACCCTACCTGGCCTTGACCTTCATGCTTTATCCCTATCCGGGGACCGAAATCGCGCGCCTGGCGGTTGAAAAAAAAATGTTTCCCATGAATCATGATAAGCAGACGGCACCCAACCGCGCCGGCACGGTCTTGATCTACCGGGACGAAAAAACGAAGGTGAAACTACTGAATCTGTTGCATCTATTCAGCGTTATTGTTCAATTCCCTTTTCTGCGGCCTTTAACGCCAATGCTTATTTCGCTACCCGCAAACCGGTTATATCCGCAGGTATACTTTTTCTTTTTTGGCTACAAGATGTTGAGACTTTCGGGCAGAAAAATATTTGCCAGGACTATTCTGCGATATTTGCCTTACTATCTCCGATACATCAGGTTAATCTGGAAACAGCAGATATGA
- a CDS encoding radical SAM protein, with protein MKILFIKPSQGKVPQVIDVPLAFLYLSAYLKRYLKAPVDIELIDLRLTRKIGQALTKRLHAFQPDIIGISLLAMDKAFLNEWSAFLRMNAPDAKIVIGGPSATFEYDDLLLSNDSVDWAVIGEGEVVFLNLVRALIAGKTPNQLDGLAYVDGEKVVCNPRADYIEDLDTLPFPDYGLVNLPDYFGPLGNSFNGFLCKKHYAPVISSRGCPYHCAYCHDVFGKRARKRTPENFVEEIQWLYDEYGIREFHIIDDIFNIDRDRMHAILNLIMASGRPIKLAFPNGLRADLLEREDIALLKRAGAYTLTFAIESASPRVQKIIKKNLDIAKVLENIEYAESIGLIVRGFFMLGFPGETVAEIQSTIALARKTSLDLASFFIVIPFKGTTLSGLVKTMYPGLMYTVRGDYWDENSFYYLATGYDNKKAQVHASLRFYLPFRVFKTLKKFPNKLHMINLVLDFLAVFHKKRVS; from the coding sequence ATGAAAATATTGTTCATCAAGCCTTCCCAGGGCAAAGTTCCCCAGGTAATCGACGTACCCCTGGCCTTTCTCTATCTTTCGGCGTATTTGAAGCGATACCTGAAAGCGCCCGTTGATATCGAATTGATCGACCTCCGGCTTACCCGGAAAATCGGACAGGCATTAACAAAAAGGCTCCATGCTTTTCAGCCGGATATTATCGGAATCAGTTTGCTGGCCATGGATAAGGCTTTTTTGAATGAATGGTCGGCCTTTTTAAGGATGAACGCCCCGGATGCAAAAATCGTGATCGGCGGCCCGTCGGCAACTTTTGAATATGATGATCTGCTGTTGTCAAACGACTCGGTCGATTGGGCGGTGATCGGTGAAGGGGAAGTTGTTTTTTTAAATCTTGTGCGGGCGCTTATCGCCGGGAAAACACCCAACCAGCTTGACGGCCTGGCGTATGTCGACGGGGAAAAGGTCGTCTGCAATCCCCGGGCGGATTACATTGAGGATCTTGATACGCTGCCGTTTCCGGATTACGGCCTGGTAAATTTGCCGGATTACTTCGGCCCTTTGGGTAATTCGTTTAATGGCTTTCTCTGCAAAAAACATTATGCGCCGGTCATCAGTTCTCGCGGGTGCCCGTATCATTGCGCTTACTGCCATGACGTTTTCGGCAAAAGAGCCCGCAAGCGGACCCCGGAAAATTTTGTCGAAGAAATTCAATGGCTGTACGATGAATACGGCATCAGAGAGTTTCACATCATTGATGATATTTTTAATATTGACCGGGACCGCATGCATGCCATTCTGAATTTGATTATGGCAAGCGGCCGGCCTATTAAACTGGCCTTTCCTAATGGGTTACGGGCGGATCTGCTGGAAAGAGAAGATATAGCTCTGTTGAAACGGGCCGGTGCATATACACTGACATTCGCTATTGAGTCCGCCTCGCCCAGAGTGCAGAAAATCATCAAAAAAAACCTGGATATTGCCAAAGTTCTGGAAAATATCGAGTATGCCGAAAGTATCGGTTTGATCGTCAGGGGCTTTTTCATGCTGGGCTTTCCCGGGGAAACGGTCGCGGAAATCCAGTCGACAATCGCCTTGGCCAGAAAAACCAGCCTTGATCTGGCTTCATTTTTTATTGTTATTCCCTTCAAAGGGACGACGCTTTCCGGACTGGTGAAAACCATGTATCCCGGCCTGATGTATACGGTACGAGGAGATTACTGGGATGAAAACTCTTTTTACTATCTGGCTACCGGGTATGATAACAAGAAGGCGCAGGTACATGCTTCGTTGAGGTTTTATCTGCCGTTTCGGGTTTTTAAGACGTTGAAAAAGTTTCCGAACAAATTGCATATGATTAATCTTGTTTTGGACTTTCTGGCCGTTTTTCATAAAAAGAGGGTGTCATAA
- a CDS encoding radical SAM protein, which translates to MKIQFVLAPPRRTPRLGEMYEHISPPLGILYLAGYLREQIPDLELRAIDGPRKGYDFTLERIIGFNPDILCASYYVTSTLGAYEMIDALKQLNPGLLCIVGGHQVTALPGEALRRSRADIEVYSEGEVTLTEIVRAYKCVKDIRQMNLSEIQGVGYLANGELKTTPPRPLIQDLDTIPFPARDLIDMRDYTGWYITRQNPQARVIFARGCPYRCTFCSNKVWNRPGQVVRTRSAKNIADELEVLKRDYGVKEFFDDSDELNHNIPKAIDICNEIKNRKLDMTWKCQLRSNNLPEELARAMAEAGCWFVHLGIESANQRTLNGIRKGITVEQGIAACELMQRYGIKTLALFMLFNVWEEGNQLCFEGVKETRRTIAFARHLLKSNRAQLISSSPTLPYPGSELYDIAQRHGLIKEHLRDNWDAWLRDETFIMQLPGVTEKEMTGLRLRANILIVLSFLKFGHFSVKDIPFFIKRVIKVLGDNVKARIKAEK; encoded by the coding sequence ATGAAGATTCAATTTGTGCTTGCCCCGCCCCGGAGGACGCCCCGGCTCGGTGAAATGTATGAGCACATTTCTCCTCCGCTGGGGATTCTTTACCTTGCCGGTTATCTGAGAGAACAGATACCGGATCTTGAGTTAAGGGCCATTGACGGGCCCAGAAAAGGGTACGACTTTACGCTGGAGCGTATCATCGGTTTTAACCCGGACATCCTGTGCGCTTCCTATTATGTGACCTCCACCCTCGGGGCGTATGAAATGATTGATGCCCTTAAACAGTTAAATCCCGGGTTGCTCTGTATTGTCGGCGGTCATCAGGTCACGGCCCTTCCGGGAGAGGCGTTGCGGCGTTCACGGGCGGATATTGAGGTTTACAGTGAGGGCGAGGTCACTCTCACGGAGATTGTCCGGGCATATAAATGCGTTAAAGACATCAGGCAGATGAACCTGAGCGAAATCCAGGGGGTCGGTTACCTGGCCAACGGCGAATTGAAAACGACTCCTCCGCGGCCCCTTATTCAGGACCTGGATACCATCCCTTTCCCCGCCCGGGATTTAATCGACATGAGGGATTATACCGGCTGGTACATTACCCGGCAAAACCCCCAGGCCAGGGTGATATTCGCCAGAGGGTGCCCTTATCGATGCACCTTCTGCTCCAACAAGGTCTGGAACCGGCCCGGTCAGGTCGTCAGGACCCGCTCCGCGAAAAATATCGCCGATGAGCTGGAGGTATTGAAAAGAGACTACGGGGTAAAAGAGTTTTTCGACGACAGCGATGAGCTCAATCACAACATCCCCAAAGCGATTGATATCTGTAATGAAATTAAAAACAGAAAACTGGACATGACCTGGAAATGTCAGTTGCGGAGCAACAATCTGCCGGAAGAACTGGCCCGGGCCATGGCCGAAGCCGGTTGCTGGTTTGTTCACCTGGGGATCGAGTCCGCCAACCAGCGAACCCTGAACGGAATCAGGAAAGGAATAACGGTTGAACAGGGAATAGCGGCTTGCGAACTGATGCAGCGCTATGGCATAAAGACGCTGGCGCTGTTTATGCTGTTTAATGTATGGGAAGAGGGGAACCAATTATGCTTTGAAGGGGTGAAGGAGACCCGGCGGACCATTGCCTTCGCCCGGCATCTGCTGAAGAGCAACAGGGCCCAGTTGATTTCTTCGTCGCCGACCCTGCCCTATCCGGGCAGTGAATTGTACGACATTGCGCAGCGGCATGGTTTGATTAAAGAGCATCTGCGTGACAACTGGGACGCCTGGCTGAGGGACGAGACGTTTATCATGCAGTTGCCCGGGGTAACGGAAAAGGAGATGACCGGTCTGCGACTGCGGGCGAATATCCTCATCGTGCTGTCGTTTTTGAAGTTCGGCCATTTTTCAGTCAAAGATATACCTTTTTTTATTAAGAGAGTCATCAAGGTGCTTGGAGACAATGTGAAGGCCCGAATAAAAGCTGAAAAATGA
- a CDS encoding glycosyltransferase, which translates to MASIRRLDYPDSAYEVVTTRGTNPSAGRNQGARLARGEILAFLDDDATIPPDYLLEAEAFFREYPEIDIVGGPQLTATDDQGFSRISWYALSSMFGAWKVSRRYALREIRLNADETAVSSANLLCRKRVLDTVAFDTTLFPGEDPKFIADAIRAGFRIAYSPAIRLYHRRRATVPALMRQIFSYGKARPRKETLLETLRMPFFFVPSLFLLYLIGLGAVTAVQPWIVGEALSFGGGLTNEPMPGKLLFLPLLIYAAAAVLFGIYDSARNRDLKAVFVLPFMYPLIHLSYGLGMIRGYADRLRFIPGIKSRKPSGLI; encoded by the coding sequence ATGGCGTCGATCCGCCGCCTGGACTATCCGGACTCGGCCTACGAGGTGGTGACGACCCGGGGGACCAACCCGTCGGCGGGCAGGAATCAGGGCGCCCGGCTGGCCCGGGGGGAGATATTGGCCTTCCTGGATGACGACGCGACCATCCCGCCTGATTATCTGCTTGAGGCGGAAGCGTTTTTCCGCGAGTATCCGGAAATTGATATCGTCGGAGGACCGCAGTTGACGGCAACGGATGATCAGGGATTTTCAAGGATCAGCTGGTACGCGCTTTCTTCGATGTTCGGGGCCTGGAAAGTGTCCCGGCGATATGCCTTAAGGGAAATCCGGCTGAACGCGGACGAGACGGCCGTTTCCTCGGCCAATCTGCTTTGCAGGAAACGGGTGCTGGATACGGTCGCCTTTGACACTACCCTCTTCCCCGGGGAAGACCCCAAATTTATTGCCGACGCCATCCGGGCCGGTTTCCGTATCGCCTATTCGCCCGCCATTCGACTTTATCACCGGCGAAGAGCGACCGTTCCGGCGCTCATGCGTCAGATATTCAGTTACGGAAAAGCAAGGCCCCGGAAAGAAACGCTGCTGGAAACCCTGCGGATGCCGTTTTTTTTCGTGCCCAGCCTGTTTCTGCTTTACCTGATCGGGCTGGGAGCGGTGACCGCCGTGCAGCCTTGGATTGTGGGCGAGGCATTATCCTTCGGCGGCGGTTTGACGAACGAGCCGATGCCGGGCAAGCTGCTCTTTCTGCCGCTGTTGATTTATGCGGCGGCCGCCGTCCTTTTCGGCATATACGATTCGGCCAGGAACAGGGATTTGAAAGCCGTTTTCGTCCTTCCATTCATGTATCCCCTGATCCACCTGAGTTACGGACTGGGGATGATCCGGGGGTATGCGGACAGGCTCCGGTTCATTCCGGGCATTAAATCACGAAAACCTTCCGGTCTCATATGA
- the larA gene encoding nickel-dependent lactate racemase: MRIELPWGETFLKLDLPDTWDVIQPQPSNPQPGTGAHELEIIKAALRQPAGTTPLSEKRLGGKKIIIIVDDNTRPTPVSRFFHLVTEELTAAGGETADMLVIPALGIHTPMTEAEMAEKIGAANLARIPWENHRAFDPDANAFMGNTRRGTPVSLNRRLAEADLIVLIGLIEPHLMAGFGGGLKNILPGVASAETIGRHHEILTEPPYQANRVGRLPEQNSFRLDLEECRGMIRADIFCVNVALNHNRTVIACFAGDPIAAHRAGIRFTLDRSGLEMNRQVDGVIVNAHPMDINFKQSMKCVGNALPALKPGGTVMGFLRAEKGLDDIPEPKRSPLPLPVVKKILRLIGPSRVYAFLNLTRKGLNIEERFLYYYTMQLIRQYELLFFVPSLTAETVKALFFFNGFTHTPQDVIRAGVKRLGPRASVAVFPEGGATFPVIR; the protein is encoded by the coding sequence ATGCGTATTGAACTGCCCTGGGGGGAAACGTTTCTGAAGCTGGACCTGCCGGACACATGGGACGTCATCCAGCCGCAACCGTCTAACCCCCAGCCGGGTACCGGGGCCCATGAACTGGAAATCATTAAAGCCGCCTTGCGGCAGCCGGCCGGTACGACCCCTCTCTCTGAAAAACGCCTGGGCGGAAAAAAAATCATCATTATTGTTGACGACAACACCCGGCCGACCCCGGTAAGCCGATTCTTTCACCTGGTGACGGAAGAACTGACCGCGGCCGGGGGGGAAACGGCTGACATGCTGGTCATTCCGGCCCTGGGGATCCATACCCCCATGACCGAAGCGGAAATGGCCGAAAAGATAGGGGCCGCCAACCTGGCCCGGATCCCCTGGGAAAATCACCGGGCTTTTGATCCCGACGCCAACGCCTTCATGGGCAACACCCGGCGAGGGACACCGGTATCCCTGAACCGGCGTTTGGCCGAGGCAGACCTGATCGTGCTGATCGGCCTGATTGAACCGCATCTGATGGCCGGTTTCGGCGGCGGGCTGAAAAACATTCTGCCCGGGGTGGCCTCGGCCGAAACCATCGGACGGCATCATGAAATTCTCACGGAGCCGCCCTACCAGGCCAACCGGGTCGGCCGACTCCCGGAGCAAAACTCCTTTCGACTGGACCTGGAGGAGTGCCGGGGGATGATCCGGGCGGATATCTTCTGCGTCAATGTCGCCCTTAACCACAACCGAACCGTCATCGCCTGTTTCGCGGGCGACCCGATAGCGGCCCACCGGGCCGGCATCCGTTTTACCCTGGATCGCTCGGGGCTGGAGATGAACAGGCAGGTGGACGGGGTCATCGTCAACGCCCATCCCATGGACATCAATTTCAAACAGAGCATGAAATGCGTGGGCAATGCCCTGCCCGCCCTCAAGCCCGGCGGCACGGTCATGGGCTTCCTGCGGGCGGAAAAAGGGCTGGACGATATTCCCGAACCGAAGCGATCCCCCCTGCCCCTGCCCGTCGTTAAAAAAATTCTGCGGCTGATCGGACCGTCCCGGGTATATGCCTTTCTGAATCTCACCAGAAAGGGATTGAATATAGAAGAACGCTTCCTTTATTATTACACCATGCAGCTGATCCGTCAGTACGAGCTGCTGTTTTTCGTGCCCTCCCTGACGGCCGAAACCGTAAAAGCGCTTTTCTTTTTTAACGGCTTCACTCATACTCCCCAGGACGTTATCCGGGCGGGAGTAAAACGACTGGGACCCCGGGCGAGCGTCGCCGTATTTCCCGAAGGCGGCGCCACTTTTCCGGTTATTCGATAA
- a CDS encoding DUF4301 family protein, translating into MSDYPFSQADLEDIRAHGLTPETVNAQLRMFARGVAAPELIAPCTINNGIMPLETETVRRLAAVFRQAVDNGRLAKFVPASGAATRMFKDLIAAHQKPGGESPASDKSVTALLANLNRFACRDALWKAMEQDGVNHDDLTGEGGSAAVLKYLLTPSGLGYADLPKGLILFHRYRDEAASASYSRTAFEEHLAEAAELFADRNHRCRVHFTVPLAHETAIKEHLRSGGAQIEGRYGVSPEVTFSSQDPATDTIAAASDNTPFRDRNGRLVFRPGGHGALLGNLDRLAEDLLFIKNIDNIAMEPLRRKTAPAIAAMCGLLVELQQQVFACLERLTARDADRDLIEEVTAWASRHLNLFLTDIITGDAPVEEKELLIGRLNRPLRVCGVVKNTGEPGGGPFWIKDSRGDISVQIIEEAQVDMTAAGQKEIWLSSTHFNPVIIACAVRDYTGRPFRLADFADPLAGIITEKSKDGRSLKALEHPGLWNGAMAYWNTVFVELPSDAFNPVKTVFDLLRKGHCPD; encoded by the coding sequence ATGAGCGATTATCCATTCAGCCAGGCGGATCTGGAGGATATCAGGGCCCACGGCCTTACCCCCGAAACGGTAAACGCCCAGCTGCGGATGTTTGCCCGGGGTGTTGCCGCTCCGGAACTGATCGCCCCGTGCACGATCAACAACGGTATTATGCCGCTGGAGACAGAAACCGTCAGGCGGCTGGCGGCTGTATTCCGGCAGGCCGTGGACAATGGCCGTCTTGCCAAATTCGTTCCGGCTTCAGGCGCCGCAACCCGCATGTTCAAGGACCTGATTGCCGCCCACCAGAAACCCGGAGGGGAAAGCCCTGCGTCGGACAAAAGCGTAACCGCTCTTCTGGCCAACCTAAACCGCTTCGCCTGCCGTGACGCCCTGTGGAAAGCCATGGAACAAGATGGAGTGAACCATGACGATTTGACCGGGGAAGGCGGATCGGCGGCCGTACTGAAATACCTGTTGACGCCCAGCGGACTTGGCTACGCCGACCTCCCCAAAGGATTAATCCTGTTTCACCGTTACCGGGACGAAGCCGCGTCCGCTTCTTATTCCCGGACCGCCTTTGAAGAGCATCTGGCCGAGGCGGCCGAACTGTTCGCCGACCGGAATCACCGTTGCCGGGTCCATTTTACCGTACCCCTGGCGCATGAAACCGCGATCAAGGAGCATCTCAGATCAGGCGGCGCACAGATTGAAGGGCGATACGGCGTCTCCCCGGAGGTGACGTTCTCCAGCCAGGATCCCGCCACCGATACCATCGCCGCCGCAAGCGACAACACGCCCTTTCGCGATCGAAACGGCCGGCTGGTTTTCCGGCCCGGGGGCCACGGCGCCCTGCTGGGCAATCTGGATCGCCTCGCCGAAGATCTTCTGTTTATCAAAAACATCGACAATATTGCCATGGAGCCGTTGAGGCGGAAAACGGCTCCGGCCATTGCCGCCATGTGCGGGCTGCTGGTGGAGCTGCAGCAGCAGGTATTTGCCTGTCTGGAACGCCTGACCGCAAGAGACGCTGACAGGGACCTGATTGAAGAAGTTACGGCCTGGGCCTCCAGGCACCTGAACCTTTTCCTGACGGACATCATCACCGGAGATGCCCCGGTCGAGGAAAAAGAGCTTCTGATCGGACGGCTGAACCGTCCCTTACGTGTCTGCGGCGTGGTAAAAAATACCGGGGAACCCGGAGGCGGGCCTTTCTGGATAAAAGACAGCCGCGGCGACATCTCCGTCCAGATTATTGAAGAAGCCCAGGTGGATATGACCGCCGCCGGACAGAAGGAGATCTGGCTCTCATCCACCCATTTCAACCCGGTCATCATCGCCTGCGCCGTCCGGGACTATACCGGCCGGCCGTTTCGCCTGGCCGATTTCGCGGACCCGCTGGCGGGAATCATAACGGAAAAATCCAAGGACGGACGGAGCCTGAAAGCGCTGGAACACCCCGGTCTGTGGAACGGGGCCATGGCCTACTGGAACACGGTCTTTGTGGAACTTCCTTCGGACGCCTTCAATCCGGTCAAGACGGTGTTCGACTTGCTGCGGAAGGGACACTGTCCGGACTAA